In Bacillota bacterium, a single genomic region encodes these proteins:
- a CDS encoding 2-amino-3,7-dideoxy-D-threo-hept-6-ulosonate synthase has product MHLGKRVRLRRLLNASSGRLLTITVDHGIARGVLPGLIDVQRAIDEIVWGVPDAMTMHKGIAERCFEPHAGKVPLIIKCTSFSPYHKTLDVWVTDVEEAIRLGADAISMGVIVGGEHQPKMLENLGRLVKEAESLGLPVVTHIYPRGEYVEDQYHFENVRYAVRVGAELGVDVIKTHYTGSPDTFAKVVEAVPVPVVLAGGEGGKALEDYLRMTRDALDAGAAGVAYGRFVWQNEEPGAVVRALRAIIHENRTVEEALEVYREAMAERRHQRSH; this is encoded by the coding sequence ATGCATCTGGGAAAGCGAGTGCGGTTGCGCCGCCTGTTGAACGCGTCCTCAGGGCGGCTTCTAACGATCACAGTCGATCACGGAATTGCTCGGGGCGTCCTACCGGGCCTCATTGATGTTCAGCGTGCCATTGATGAGATCGTCTGGGGCGTGCCCGACGCGATGACTATGCACAAGGGGATCGCAGAACGCTGTTTTGAGCCCCATGCCGGCAAAGTGCCGTTGATCATCAAATGCACCTCATTCTCTCCTTATCACAAGACGCTAGATGTGTGGGTCACCGACGTTGAAGAGGCAATCCGGTTGGGGGCAGATGCGATCTCGATGGGTGTCATCGTAGGCGGGGAGCACCAGCCGAAAATGTTGGAGAACCTCGGGCGGCTCGTCAAGGAGGCGGAATCGCTCGGGCTACCTGTCGTGACGCACATCTATCCCCGGGGCGAATACGTCGAGGACCAGTATCACTTCGAAAACGTTCGGTACGCGGTACGAGTCGGTGCCGAACTCGGCGTCGACGTCATCAAGACCCATTATACCGGGTCCCCTGACACCTTTGCGAAGGTGGTGGAGGCGGTACCCGTTCCCGTGGTGCTGGCTGGCGGGGAAGGTGGTAAGGCTCTCGAGGACTACCTGCGTATGACGAGGGACGCCCTGGATGCCGGAGCGGCAGGGGTGGCCTACGGACGGTTCGTGTGGCAAAACGAGGAGCCCGGGGCTGTGGTCCGAGCCTTACGGGCCATTATTCACGAGAATCGCACGGTGGAAGAGGCGCTCGAGGTCTACCGCGAAGCCATGGCTGAGCGTCGCCACCAGCGATCTCACTGA
- a CDS encoding aldehyde dehydrogenase family protein encodes MSSEHFTGLIAGEWTIGRARDSFVVRNPADTAEIVGRFPRMTEEDLEAALDAAERALAEWRRTNIMKRCQVFRRTATLIRERAGEIARDITREMGKTVRESTGEVARAADFFDYYASYERWPLSYNLADAREGAYVSVVREPIGVVVAVTPWNDPFLTPARKLAPALVTGNTVILKPSSLSPLSGWHLVRCLHDAGLPKGVVNLVTGPGSLVSKVAAVHSAVKGITFTGSTEVGMQLQRDAAPRGIRVQTEMGGKNAAVILRDANLDLALEAVVQGAFGQAGQRCTATSRVIVESPVFDEFLSRLKRRVNAITVGPGLDASVDMGPVVDETQLKTVMEAIDTAAKDGARLLTGGHRLTEAPYARGYFVEPTVFYGVHPEIRLAQEEVFGPVLAVMEAHSVEEAIELVNRTRYGLSAAVFTRDMEHAYRFASEVEIGCVGVNLPTNGWDAHVPFGGFRESGSPYKEQGFEALHFYTRVKSVAIRAAGI; translated from the coding sequence GTGAGCAGCGAGCATTTTACGGGACTCATAGCCGGTGAGTGGACAATCGGACGGGCGCGCGATTCATTCGTCGTGCGAAATCCCGCCGACACTGCGGAAATCGTTGGGCGCTTTCCTCGGATGACGGAGGAGGACCTGGAGGCGGCACTGGATGCCGCTGAACGCGCTCTGGCAGAGTGGCGGCGTACAAACATCATGAAACGGTGCCAGGTTTTTCGCCGGACGGCCACCCTCATCCGGGAGAGGGCCGGTGAGATCGCCAGAGACATCACTCGGGAAATGGGTAAGACGGTCCGGGAGTCGACAGGTGAGGTGGCTCGCGCCGCGGACTTTTTCGACTACTACGCCAGCTACGAGCGGTGGCCCCTGTCCTACAACCTGGCAGACGCACGGGAAGGGGCCTATGTCAGCGTGGTCCGCGAGCCGATCGGCGTCGTGGTGGCCGTTACCCCGTGGAACGATCCGTTCCTCACGCCGGCTCGAAAGCTTGCTCCGGCACTCGTCACGGGGAATACGGTTATTCTGAAGCCCTCATCGTTGAGCCCACTTTCGGGATGGCATCTGGTGAGGTGTCTTCACGACGCGGGCCTTCCAAAGGGTGTCGTCAACCTAGTGACGGGACCCGGCTCGCTGGTATCCAAGGTAGCAGCCGTGCATTCGGCGGTCAAAGGCATCACCTTCACCGGGTCAACAGAGGTCGGGATGCAGCTTCAGCGAGACGCCGCCCCCCGCGGTATACGCGTGCAAACGGAGATGGGCGGCAAAAACGCGGCGGTCATATTGCGCGACGCCAATCTGGACTTGGCACTCGAAGCGGTTGTGCAGGGAGCCTTCGGTCAGGCCGGTCAGCGCTGTACAGCGACGAGCCGTGTTATCGTAGAGTCTCCTGTGTTTGATGAGTTCCTTAGCCGGTTAAAGAGGCGAGTCAACGCCATTACAGTGGGCCCTGGCCTTGATGCCTCCGTGGACATGGGGCCCGTCGTGGACGAAACCCAGTTGAAGACAGTGATGGAGGCCATCGATACAGCCGCGAAGGATGGCGCACGGCTCCTCACGGGTGGCCACAGGTTAACGGAAGCGCCGTACGCCCGGGGGTATTTCGTTGAGCCCACCGTTTTCTACGGCGTGCACCCTGAGATACGCCTGGCACAGGAAGAAGTGTTCGGGCCTGTGTTGGCCGTCATGGAGGCCCACTCGGTCGAGGAAGCCATCGAGCTCGTAAACCGGACGCGCTACGGCCTGTCCGCGGCGGTCTTCACCCGGGACATGGAGCATGCCTACCGGTTCGCATCAGAGGTGGAGATTGGCTGTGTTGGGGTCAATCTTCCCACCAACGGTTGGGATGCCCACGTCCCATTCGGAGGGTTCAGGGAGTCGGGATCTCCGTACAAGGAACAGGGCTTTGAAGCCCTGCACTTCTACACGAGGGTCAAGAGCGTTGCCATACGGGCCGCTGGGATCTGA
- a CDS encoding zinc-dependent dehydrogenase: protein MLAAVFRGPDKLGVEEWPVPQVGAADVLVRVEACSVCGTDIRIWRGKKTLGVRIPSLLGHEVSGIIVEVGAEAAASGWREGERVAIAPVVSCGTCHACRLGIENACENRQALGYEFDGGFAEYVRVPAVAVRRGNLFRVPETLSSELAALAEPLACCINGQEQAGVRMGDLVVVFGAGPIGLMHLQLARTAGARRVIAVEPVAERRAVAQRLGADPVVDPATEDPTTVVKELSGGIGADVVILAVGAPSLVNQALRLARRGGSVNLFAGFSGGDRAEIDPNTIHYRQLRVTGATSSTRLQFQKALDLMSAARVDLDPLITHRFPLRETVRAFETAERYGGLKVVVRPDG, encoded by the coding sequence ATGCTGGCCGCTGTATTCAGGGGCCCTGACAAGCTGGGGGTGGAGGAGTGGCCGGTGCCCCAAGTTGGCGCCGCTGATGTCCTCGTTCGCGTCGAGGCTTGCTCGGTGTGCGGCACGGACATCCGCATCTGGAGGGGCAAGAAAACGCTCGGGGTAAGGATTCCCTCCCTCTTGGGCCACGAGGTGAGCGGAATCATCGTTGAAGTGGGTGCAGAGGCCGCTGCCTCGGGGTGGCGCGAGGGCGAACGGGTCGCCATCGCACCGGTGGTATCGTGCGGTACGTGCCACGCCTGCCGACTTGGGATCGAGAACGCTTGCGAAAACCGCCAGGCCCTTGGGTACGAGTTTGATGGGGGCTTTGCGGAGTACGTGCGAGTACCCGCCGTGGCCGTCCGGCGGGGCAACCTCTTTCGCGTGCCGGAGACCCTATCGAGTGAGCTGGCAGCTCTTGCCGAGCCTCTTGCTTGCTGCATCAATGGACAGGAGCAAGCTGGGGTCCGGATGGGCGACCTTGTGGTGGTATTTGGAGCCGGGCCCATCGGGCTCATGCACCTGCAGCTGGCACGAACGGCTGGTGCCAGACGGGTCATCGCCGTCGAACCGGTTGCCGAGCGAAGGGCCGTAGCCCAGAGGTTGGGTGCGGACCCCGTGGTCGATCCCGCGACCGAAGATCCCACGACCGTGGTGAAGGAACTGTCGGGCGGCATCGGTGCCGACGTGGTCATTCTAGCCGTCGGGGCACCCAGCCTAGTGAACCAGGCCCTTCGGTTGGCCCGCAGAGGCGGGTCCGTCAACCTGTTTGCAGGGTTTTCCGGGGGCGATCGAGCGGAGATCGATCCAAACACGATTCACTACCGTCAGCTTCGCGTCACTGGGGCCACTTCTTCGACGCGCCTTCAGTTCCAAAAGGCGCTCGATCTCATGTCAGCAGCCAGGGTCGACCTTGATCCACTTATCACGCACCGTTTCCCTTTGAGGGAAACAGTTCGTGCATTCGAGACGGCCGAGCGCTATGGGGGGTTGAAGGTGGTCGTCCGGCCGGATGGGTAA